The DNA sequence TATCCGGAATAATATTGTAGCTCTCCCCGCCTGCCTGGAGCATGGTCATTTTGACCGTAGCAGGAACAGTAGGGTCTGTATGTACTTGTCCGATTCCCGTGATGATGGCACTCGCTGCCTCGATCGCATTGATGCCCAGATGAGGTCGTGCACCATGCGCGGACACCCCAGTAATTTCGCCGTACAAAAACATCGCCGCTCCGTTGTAAATAGCAGGACCCGCCAAGCCGCCCTTCATTTCCTGAATGGGACGAAGATGCACCCCATACAAATAGTCGATGTCGTCTACGACGCCTTTTTCCACGAGCTTCAGTGCGCCCGTCCCTTTTTCCTCTGCCGGCTGAAACAAGATTTTTACCGTTCCAGGAGGTTGATAGCCCGAAGCGATCAATGACTCCACCGCTTCGACAATCAACGTCATATGTGCATCGTGTCCGCACGAATGGTTCGCTCTCCATTCTCCGTCCACTTCCTGCCAGAGGGCGTCGATATCCGTACGCAGTCCCACCACTGGCTTTCCTTCTCCCCATTCTGCCACCAAGCCAGTACAATCTTCAAAGGTCGTGACACGCAGGCCGAGAGCGCGCATCCGCTCCACCAAATAGCGTGTCGTCTGCACTTCCTTCCAGCTAATTTCCGGATTCGCATGCAAATGACCGAATGTTTCGGCAATAGATGATTCACGTTCGGTCACGGTTTGCTTCAAAGAAAAAGTCGTGGACATAGACCGTTCCTCCTCGAATGTTTCGTTTTTTTCTATTATACCATAACGTCTTCCTCTCACTTGCTTGTGAGTCGCAAGATCGCATCGAGTTTTAGCTGATCACGCAGTGCTCCTGCTATCCGGACATGTTGCTTGGCACTCGTATACAAAAGCTCATCACCCTCCAGGAGCATGCGCAATTCCCGTTCATGCCCCTGCAAGACCACATCCGCTGACTGTTCGTCGGTCCACTCTCCGCAAAATGCGCGTCCCTGCGAGAACGTCAATTGCCAGCGCAGTTGAGAATCAACCTCCACGATCCCGATCCGTCGCTCCCATCCTGTCGTCAACAGTCGCACATGTGCTTTTCTTTGCAGCCGTTCTGCTACTTCCGCTAGCAATCCACCGATCCCGACCATACTCGCCACCCCTCTCCCTTGTTGGGTTCGCGGATCGTTTGGTCGAATCCTTTGACGAGGAATGGGAAGCACTGTCGTGTTCTGTCAGGAAGGGCTTCTTTTTCTCGACACGTAGATGCCGAGCCCGAGAAAAGAAAAACTCCCACTCAAGAGAGTGGAAGTCTTTTTTAGATGCCATGTATGTTCTATTCGTCAAATTCGTCCTTATCCAAACGTACTTCTAAATGGTGCCCATCCGGTGTCTCAAAATAGAGATTAAAGCTTGCCGGTCGAGCAATCGGACCTCTGTAACAAATATTTTCTGCTTCGAGCTTATCCACCAGATAGTCCAATTCAGCGCGGCTTGTTACGGAAAATGCAATGTGGTCGACTTGACCCACTCCACCTTTGCCATTGTCCCCACTAAATGGATGGAGTCCGATCCGTGTGTATGTGCCGATTTGAAAGTAGACAGGCGCTCCTTCCACTATATTCTCTTCTGGGATGGGAACTTCCAATATCTCTTTAAAAAAATGAGCTACCTTCACAACATCGCTACAATTCAATGCGATGTGATGAACGCCTTTCAAATGAAACATTCACACTGCCTCCCACGTCAACTCTGGTCAAGCGCTTTTCTGCGACATTTGCTTTCTCTTATTGTACTGTTTCAGCCGCTCACTTAACCGTTTTAAACGAATCATCAAGGCATCTCGCCATTCATCGTCCTTTAATTCTTTGGCGACACCGAGAAGATCCAGTGAAACATCAATCTGCTGCTTTAGCACATCGGCGAAGCTAGCTGCTTCATCCGTCATGGTACAATTCTCGAACAACTCGGATGTATTGTCAACACTCACAAAATCGGCAAAGTCCACTTCCGGTGCCTGATCTCCTTGAGCATATTCTACTAGAATTTCATACTCTCCCTCAATAGCGGGATGGACTTCAATTCTGTCACATACAGGACAAAACATGATGGGGACGTTATGCACCAGCGTTTTATAATGACGGACAGACCCTACTGATCCTACCATTCCGGCACCGCAACAATAACTCATATAGTCTCCCTCCTTCTTCGCCAAACGATACACAGTCTGGCCGACACTCTGTCTGTAACAGCAATTGTAGCGCACTCTACACGGAACTCTCTACCCGCAAAACATACCAATAGGTTGATGGTAAAAGTAATGGTCCCCTTATTGTACTTGATTCCCCATACGTTGACCATTGTTTTCTGATTAGTTTGAAATTTTTCCCTCTTTTGCCTAAACCTTATATTCATGTTTGAGTGAATCTGGACTGGGGAAATATATTGGCATCTAAATCAGAAAAGGAGCCACCTTTCATGTTCCGGTTTACAAGCATCCGCTCGAGAACGCTCAGCACCATGCTCCCCGTCATCTCGGTCACACTGTTGGTCGTCATGGCACTGTCCTACTGGTTATCCGTAACCCTCTTGAACGATGAAATCACCAGCAAAATGAACTACCAGTTGGACATGATCAGCGGCACCGTTGAAAAACGTTTGGAAGCACATAGTAAAGTGGCAGAAAGCACAGCGCGTGTCATGGAAAGCTTACCACCCGCTTCGAACACGGAGCAACTGAAATCTTTGCTCAACAAACTCGTCCCTGTTAATGAAAGTTCTCTGGGAATGGGTATCTTCTTTGCGCCGTACCTCTTGGATCCGAATAAACAGTATGTTTCGTCCTACGGTACACTGCAGGATGACGGAACGGTCACAATGACAGAGGAATATAGTGACCCATCGTATAACTACCCGAATCAGCCATGGTACCGCCTAGGAGAAAGCACCAAGCAGGTCACCGACTTCTCCTTGCCGTACTACGACGATCTATCGAAAACGTCCATGTTGACAGTGGTAGCTCCCTTCTTTACTCCCGACAAAAAAATGTTAGGGATGATTACGGATGATATCGAATTAAGCGATATTCAAAAGTTCATTTCTGAAACCAAAGTCGGTGAAACGGGATGGTCATTTTTACTCGATCAAACAGGCCAATATCTCGCCCATCCCAATGCAGAAAAGCTGATGAAGCAAAAAATCACTTCGGATGACAACCCTTCTCTGGTGGGAATCAGCTCGTCCGTGATGGCTGAAGCAGAAGGGGTCTCCACCTTTACCGATCCAAATGGAAACAATCGTATCTTTTATCAAAAGATTCCCCAAACCAATTGGACAATCGCTCTCGTCATGCCGGAAAATGAGCTTTACACGCCGTTGCGTTTGCTCTTTTTCAAGCTGTTGGCCGTCAGTATCGCAGGTCTCGCTGTTCTGATTGTTGTCATTCATTTATTCAGTAAAGGTCTCGCCAAGCAGATCGACAAAGCCAATCAACTGTCCCTCTCTCTGTCCCAAGGTGACTTTACGGCCTCCATGGAGATTCAGACAGCCGATGAGATCGGACGAATGGGCGAACGCTTCAATACGATGACCGCCACGTTGCGCGAAACGCTGGAGCGCGTCAGCTACAGCTCTCAGCAAGTAGCTGCCACCTCCGAACAGCTGATGGCAAGCGCGGAGCAAACGAGCCATGCCACGGAGCAGATCGCACAGAGCGTTCAGGAAATCGCCTATGGCACCGAACAGCAGGTAGATGCGACAAATAAAGGCGGCGATGTCGTGACAGTGATCGCCAAGCTGATCGCGCAAATGGAAAAAGGAATTGAAGTCGTCAGCTCCTCCACCTCTGAAGCCAATCAACAAGCAGCGGCTGGGAACCAAATGGCGATCCAGACAGTAGCACAGATGAGTGCCATTCACTCGCAATTGGGACAAACGTCTGCGATGGTAAACACACTGGGGCAGCGATCCCAAGAGATTGGCGAAATGATTTCCTTGATCACCACCATTGCAGCCCAAACGAACCTGCTGGCTCTGAATGCCGCGATCGAGGCGGCTCGTGCCGGAGAGCAAGGAAGAGGCTTTGCTGTTGTAGCTGATGAAGTGAGGAAGCTGGCCGAGCAATCCAGTTCTGCTGCTGAGCAAGTGAGTCGGATCGTCGCCGACATCCAGCGAGATACCGAAGCAGCAATTGCCGGGATGAATCACAGCGAAACGATCTTGGGCGAAGGCATGAGCCTTGTACAATCGACGGGAACAGCTTTTGACCAGATTACCGGTTCTACCCGACAACTATTTACCCGCACCGATGAATTAAGCAGTGAAATGAAGCAAATTAGTGAGCAGATGGAGAGTATCATCACCGCTATCGATCACATTTCTGTCATTTCCGAACGTTCAGCCTCCAACTCTCAAAACGTAGCTGCTGCAGCCGAAGAACAAAACGCGTCTATGCAGGAAATTTCCGCTGCTGCGACCATGCTCGCCAAAATGGCGGAGGAAATGAACGACGCGATCCGTGTATTCAAGCTATCGTAAGGATACAAAAAAGCCGAGCGTTGTTATCCATCGCTCGGCTTTTTGCTGCTTGCTTATTCTTTTACCATTGCTTCGTATTTGTCAGCGTCCATCAGCTTTTCCAGTTCAGCTGCATCAGACAGCTCCACAGCGATCATCCATGCTTTTTCATAAGGCGAGGAGTTGACTAATTCTGGAGCATCTTCCAGCTCACCATTTACTTCTACTACTTTTCCGGTTACTGGAGCGTACAGCTCGGAAACCGTTTTTACGGATTCCACACTGCCAAATGGCTCATCTTGTTGGATTGTCGCGCCTACTTCTGGCAACTCGACGAACACGATGTCACCCAGCTCGGACTGAGCAAAAGCAGAAATTCCGATATAAGCCTTGTTTCCTTCTACACGTACCCACTCATGCTCTTCGCTGTAACGTAGATCTTTCGGGAATTCCATCGTTTACGTATCCTCCTATCAGGTACTGTCCATACCTCATACATATTTGACGAACATTCTAGGATTCCTCTTCGATCCCCAAAATTCTAAACAGACGTTTTTTTACCAGGTTCAAACCTTTCTCTCCCGCCTGGAAATGACGCAGCTGCAGATTCTCGTCAAACAAGTAAAAGGCTGGTACATACTCGTTCTGAAATGCATCGACGGTTTTCATCTCGTTATCGATGGCGATAGGATGAGTCAGGTTGTGTTCGACAATCGTTTGCTTGATGGTTTCCATGTCCATGTCCTGTTCGGAACGAGGCATGTGAATACCGATCACTTTCAATCCGTTTGCTGCATATTTGTCCCGCCATTCATTCACACTCGGCATGGACTCCTTACACATGTAGCAGCTGACGGACCAAAAATGGACCAATACCGGGCTACCAGCCAGATCTGCTTTTGTCACCTGACCATTTACCCATTCGGTAATCCCTGGGAAATCAGGCAATTCTTCGCGCAAACGCATACTCGAACACCCCTTTTCTTTTTCAAAAAACGTGGGAATTACATTCACTTCCTTTTTACACTCGGTCAGACTGTAGTGGAGGAGAGGAAAAAGGGGAAAACGCTCCAGCTTCATAGGAACACCTGCTGGGGGTCATCCCTGTCCGGCTCCATGCAAAAAACGAAACCGCGTCCAAAGTAGCCGTCTCGGGGTGCTTTTCAGAGGTGGACGCTTACAACCGTGTTTCGTTTTTTCCATTGCGCCTCGTCTGGTGTTCCTAAGATCTTCCGCTTATTTCCCCTTTTTCCTCGGCTAGCTTTGGCTCTCCCACGTGGCTTATTCTGAGACTTTCCAAGAAGTTTGGTTGAGACAAACCCTTCCTGGGATAATACCTACGAAGAACGACGGCTTGGTTCCCCTTATCAATTGCTCCCTTGACACGTCGAACCGACATAATTGACGCTCGTCTACACTTGATTCACTCATGTCCTTCGAAGCGTTACGATTGGAAAATTAAGCTTTTGCTCCCTCAAACATCATAATACCAGGTACCTAGAAACCATTTCAGCTCGCAGGAGAAGCAGGTTTCCAGGCGGAGCGACTCCGGAACCCATCTCAGCGGAACAACGAATTCACGGGATCCAGAAGCGGTACCTCTGTAATCCCTGCGGAGCGGCTACTAATTTACCGCTTCCCCGTCAATCGTTGTGGAGTGGACAGTGTTACCTTCTTCGTAGGGTGTAGGCCGGAGCGCAGATCGGAAACCTGCTTCTCCCAACCACCACAGCACACAAAAAAACTAATTAAATTCTGTTAAAAAAGGGCCTAACAAAAGTTAGACCCTCTTATTCCCTAGTGAAGCGAAATTATTTCGCAGTCAGTTGAGCTTGACCTGGGCGCCAGTTAGCTGGGCACAGACCACCGGATTGCAATGCTTGCAGTACGCGCAGAGTTTCGTCAGTGGAGCGTCCGATGTTCAGGTCGTTCACTACTTGATATTTCAAAACGCCTTCTGGATCGATGATGAACAGACCGCGGTAAGCTTGTCCGCCTTCTTCATCCAGTACGCCGTAATCGCGAGCAGTTGTTTTGTTGAAGTCAGCAGCCAGTGGGTAGTTCAGGCCACCCAGACCGTTTTGGTCGCGAGGAGTATTGATCCAAGCGCGGTGGGAGTGAACGGAGTCAGTGGATACACCCAGAATTTCTGCATCCAGATCAGTAAACTCTTCGATTGCATCGCTCAGAGCGATGATTTCAGTTGGGCAAACAAAAGTAAAGTCGAGTGGATAGAAGAACATTACCAACCATTTTCCACGGTAGTCGGACAGGGAAACCTTGCCGAAATCTTTACCATTGCCCAGTGCTGTTTCCAGTGTAAAGTCTGGAGCTTTGTTTCCTACTAGACGTTGAGCCATTATGTAAAACCTCCTTAGGAATGTGTTCTTGCCTGCCTGTCCAATGATAACAAACATCCTACTTTATAGTCAATACAATATAGGAATGATTTCAACCTGTTATTCTTTTTCAATTACACCCATTCATCCGTCCAATCACAACAGATAATAGATTATCCAGTTCTGCATAGTGCTATACGCGTTCCGTTTTGCGTGTAAGGATACCTGATTCGTAAATAGATTGTGCGGCTTGCCTGAGAACATCAGGAGTCTGTACGAGCGCGATGCGAACATAGCCCTCGCCTTCCTCTCCGAATGCACTGCCTGGAATGACGACTACACCCGCTTCATCTAGCAGGGCAAACGCGAATTCACGAGAGGTCCAGCCATCCGGTATCGGCGCCCAGACAAACATGGTCGCTTTTGGTGGTTCAATCTTCCAGCCAGCTTCAGCCAGAGCAGACAGTAGCACGTCCCGCCGCTCCTGATAAACAGGGCCTACCGCATTCGCTCCTCCGGACAGGCGATCCGCCCTCAATGCTTCGACCGCCATTTGCTGCACGGGCAAAAAGACTCCGTAATCCACATTGGATTTCACAACGGCAAGCGGCTTGATAATCTCGCTATTTCCTACGACATAGGCAATTCGGCAGCCCGCCATATTAAAGCTTTTCGAAAAGGAATTAAACTCGATTCCGACATCCTTTGCTCCTGGCGCCTGCAAGAAGCTCGGTGGCTGATAGCCGTCAAAAGCCATTTCCGAGTAAGCCAGATCGTGAACGACAATAATATCATGCCGTTTGGCAAACGCGACGACCTCTTCAAAAAAGGACAGCGTCGCTACTGCGGAGACGGGGTTGTTTGGATAGTTTAAGATCATAAATTTGGCTCGGTTCGCCACATCCTCAGGAATGGCTGTCAGGTCAGGGAGGAACCCATTTTCTTGACGAAGAGGCATCGCATAGGGAACAGCTCCTGCGAGATGGACACTACCGGCATAAATGGGGTAGCCAGGATCGGGCACCAGCACCAGATCTCCAGGATCTGTCCATGCCAAGGCAAAGTGAGCGAGGCCATCCTGCGAGCCCATTAAAGAATGGATCTCTGTGTCCGGAGTGAGCTCCACCTCGAAACGGAATTGGTACCATCGAGCGACCTCCTCGCGAAACGCTGCCGTTCCTTCACTTAAGGCATAACCAAACGCTCCCGGTTGCTGGATAGCTGCCACGAGCGTCTCCAACAGTCGCGCATCAGGCTGGTGGTCCGGGCTTCCGATACTCAAGTCGTAGACCACCCTCTTTTTAGCCACCTCGCGTTTGCGCGATGCCATCTCCGAAAATATAGCCGCGGACAGATGCTCCAGTCGTTTGGATGGCTGGCGCATGTTTATTTACCTCCCCAAGCTTTTTCTAGCTCATCTGCCTTGAAGCCCAAGGTCACTGTCTCGTTATTGATAATCAATGGTCGCTTGATCAGCTTGCCGTTGGACGCCAACAGATCGAGCATTTCCTCTTCAGACATGCTAGGTAGCTTGTCCTTAAGCCCCAGCTCTCGATACTGCACGCCGCTGACATTAAAAAACTTGCGCAGGTCAAGACCGCTTGCTTTCCAAATGCTGCGCAGCTCGTCCTTGGAAGGAGGCGCGTCAACAATCGGAATTTCCTCGAATCCTACCCCTTCGTCCTGGAGCCATTTTTTCGCTTTGCGGCACGTATCGCATTTGTTGTACAAATAAGCTTTGATCGCCATGTGGGTTCACCTCGGTTAATTGGTCTGCTGCTGGTATGTTTGTCTTAAGGCTAGGATACCATTGCGCGCGATGACTGTGCATCCTATCCATAACCCTGATTTTAAAAGGCCGCTGTCATCGGCATGCGTAGATGGCTCTGCTCCTGACTCAGCTGTCCTCGTACCATGAGTTTTCCCCCACCGTCATACAAGATGGGAGTAAAAACTCGATCTGCAAACTGATCAGGACAAAAATGCGAGGTAACTCGGGAAAACGGCTCAGGTATTTCTGTGCACAATTCGGTCCAGGACGGCAACTGTTTCCCGATGATATCGTACAGGTGCAAGGTCTGCTCTTTCACGGCAAATACGATGATCGCCTGTAATCGCTCGGAATAATGGACGTAGCTTTGGAAGTCAGGACTGTACATATGGAGGAAAAAGGACGATTCGTAGCCGACTGGGGCAAACGTCTGAGAAATAGGCTGGTGGTCAACAAAGCACTCTCTCACCAACCGAACATCCTGCTCCTGCTGAAAATCGATCTGGCGAAGCTGCGCTTCTGGGTCACCGTCGTGCGAATACTCCGCTACAAATGCATACTGCGGCACCACCTGAAACCCAAACGGTGTGTACAGCTCTGGTGAATCCGTAAACAGCCAAGACGTTTGGAAGCTCTGATCCACGTCCACGAGCATCTGTTCACAGAGCTGACGCATGAGGCCTCGCTTCCGATAATCCGGGTGGGTCATGACAGACTGGATCCCAGCCGCTTTTACTCCCTGACCACCTAGCTGCAGCTCGAGCGTAAAACAGGAGGCGTTTGCTACGGCCCTCGTACCGTCAAAGAACGTATAGGGGCAATAGGTAGGATCCCAAAAACCTCTGGCATAAAAGTCCTTCAGTACTTCAACCGGAATGTCAAACACGCGTTCAAACAGCGGATACAACGTCTCTCGACTGTCCATCTCCGAAGCATAGTGGCTTGCAAAAGTTAATCCTTTCATAAGTCCTCCTGTCCAAATTCAGCTATTTACTCTGGTAAGAGCGCGAATATGGCTTTAAATAGATAGATCATACCCACAATTCCGACAAAATCAAAGAGATGATATTTCAATGATTTGATCGGAGCACTCGGCCCTGTTCCTTCTATAAATAAAAGAAGGTAAAAAAATGACAGCCATCACGAAATCAATGGCTGCCGTTTCTTCGCTGATCGTGTAGAAGTCTATCTGCCTTCCATTACTGCTTTTCCTGTTCCACTGCTTCTGCTCCGGGATTCACTTGCCAGGTCTGCGCCAATGGTGAAAAAGGCACACCCAGTTGCGAACATTCCTGCGCTTCAGCTGCCTCAGCAAGCGTCCCTGTCAAAGGCTCCGTATATTCGATATGCTCGTCCCTCACTGCACATCTCTCCTCCCTGACGTTTTGTTTCAGTGTGAGGAGTTTGCGTTTCTTTATGCAGAAGATGAGGTTGTAATCTCTACCTGGTAACCAGCGTGTTTTCGCGTCTGGAATACTCCGTTGTCAAAGATTAAATACTGCGCCTTGACCCCGATCAAGCGACCCCCGAGCTTTTCCTCTTTGTCCAGCGACTTGGAGTTGATTTTGTCCAAGGACTCCAGAATCGGATACGTGATATCTACCCATTCGTCGTCCCGATATTGGAATGGCTTGAACTCATCCGGGAAATGGCCGTATACTTCGTCGCGCATCGCGAGCAAATCGATTTCCTTTACATCGCCCTTGAGCATTTTGCGCCAGTTGGTCTTGTCAGGCAAAAATTGGCTAAGATGAAACTCCAGTTCACCAGCCATGCGTCGCGTCGGCACCTCAGCGATCGGGATGGCCCTGATCGCGCCTTGGTCTACCCAACGTTTCAACTGATTGTGCTTGCGCGTCAATCCTACCTTCATATCACTGGAAACGGCCAGATAGACAAAATGGGGAATCATGCAATACTTTTCGCCAAAGCTCTCATCTCGGCACGTTCCCAAGTCAAAATGACACTCGTGCGGCTTGACGATGCAGAGGTCATTTTCCGGCAGTTTGGTGAAACAGGGATAGCAGTACCCGCTGTTAAAGGTCTTGTTCGTTTTTCGACCACAAGCGATGCAGTTCTTTTCCCCTAAAAAAGTAATCGTCAATTCGCTTCCCAGCCATTCGTTCAATGGCATGCGATCCTCGCCGATTTGTAAGTAATAGTCAACGGGCTTGTCCTTCCCGTGATATTCGTGGGTGAGTCCATGTAAAATACCGCGGAGTTCCACTGAATTCTCTCCTCTCCTATGTACGGTCTATTTATTCTAACATATCCCTATCCTAAGCTGACCGCTGTTTTCTTTTGGCAGCATGTTTTCCCTAAAGGGGGTGAACCTATAGCCATACGAAAACGAAGGGGGCAATCGTCATGCGCCGTGGCGCGTTATACGTCTGTCTCATAGCCTGCCTTCTCAGCTGGGACATCCTGCCTGCTTGGGCGAGCTCTCCTACCCCGTTATACGAACCGATCCACCGGATAGACACGCAGAAAAAAGTCGTTGCGCTTACGTTTGATGACGGCCCAGATGCAAAGTACACACCGAAAATTCTGGAAGTGCTGCATCGAAACAAAGTACTCGCCACCTTTTTTGTGCTCGGCTCCCAGGTGGACAAGCACCCTCGCGTCATGCAATGGATTTACAAGGCAGGACATGAGATTGGCAATCACGGCTATCACCACTATGACATGAACAAGCTGACCGAGCATGAGGTCTACGATGACATCAAGCAAGGTGAGCGCTCGATCCTGAAAACCACCGGGATACTCGCACAGTATTACCGTCCACCAGGAGGAGTCATGACGCATGATGTCATGAATGCCGTGCAATCCAGCGGCTATGACATCATCCATTGGTCGGTTGACCCCAGAGACTGGTCACTCGCACGTACGGCTTCTGTCATCGCCAAAAGCGTGAAAAGCAACGTTTCCTCAGGAGATATCATCCTCTTCCATGACGGTGGTCTGAATCAACGGCAGACCGTCGCTGCCCTGCAGGAGCTCATCACGGATTTGCGTTCTCAAGGCTACCGATTTGTCACCGTCAGTCAGCTACTGGACGCAGCCAAGTGAGGCTAAAAAGCACCAGCACGCGTCGCTTGCCGCGAAGCGTCTGGTGCTTTTTTTAAGCGCTTATCGATTCGGCTCTGAATCCCAGTCCTCGAGAGAATCCGTTCCTTTGAAGGCTTTTTTCCCTCGAATGTAATAGACATCTTCATCTGGATAGTACGCGACATCCCCTTCGACCTTCATACCCACATCCAAAATCTCCAGAACGTCTGTCCCTGTATTGATGAACTGATGTGCGATATTCTTTCCCGCTGGCTTAGCGACGAAGCTGCCTTTTGTAACGTGATATTCCTCGCCGTTCAGTCTGAGTGTGCCTGTCCCAGCTAAAATGAAGAAGAACTCCTCTTGCAGCGAGTGGCTATGATACTTGACGCTTTTTGCGCCTGGCTGAACTTTGTCGATATTGGCGTAGAGCTTTTCACTACCAGCGGCTGCCCCCAAAAAAAGAGTAGTCATTTTGCCCCAATCATCAGCTTCCACAAATTCAGTTGGAATCGATGAAAGCGTGAGCGGTTTTGTCATTTTACCAGCACCCTTCCCAGGAATGAACGAAGTCGTTCGTTTTGTGTATTTTCAAATAGCTCCTGTGGCTTTCCTTCTTCCATAATGATGCCTTGATCCATAAAGATGACGCGATCGCCCACTTCACGCGCAAAGCCCATCTCGTGAGTAACGACAATCATCGTCATGCCTTCCTTGGCGAGATCCTTCATAACAGCCAGCACTTCTCCCACCAGTTCAGGATCGAGCGCAGAGGTTGGCTCGTCGAACAACATGACTTTTGGATTCATCGCCAGCGCCCGAGCGATCGCCACCCGTTGCATTTGCCCACCAGACAGACGATCCGGATAGACATCCGCCTTGTCCTGGAGGCCTACTTTCTTCAACAGCTCCAGGCCTTGCTTGCGCGCTTGCTCCTGGGAAATTTTTCGTACTTTCACTGGAGCCAGCATGACGTTTTCCAACACCGTTTTGTGCGGAAACAGGTTGAATCGTTGAAAGACCATGCCTACGTCTTCCCGAACTTTGTTGATATCGACCTTGGGATCCGACAAGTCGTGCCCATTGATGACAATTCTCCCACTCGTCGATTCTTCCAGTTGGTTGAGACAGCGCAAGAATGTGCTTTTTCCCGATCCAGATGGCCCAATGACACAGACCACTTCCCGCTCGGCCACCTGTGTCGTAATGCCTTTCAGGACCTGTAATTGCCCGTAGTTTTTTTTCAAATCGGATACTTGAATAATCATGTTCGGCACCCCCTATATCCGTCTATACGGTTTCGTCTGTGCTTATAGTTTACATGAATAGTGGAAAAATTGCATGAATTTTGAACGTGTGTTCGTGTAGAGAAGAAAAAGGCCGGAACAATGAACCTCATTGCCCAGCCTCTCTTCTTTCGGGTTTTTTCGTTTCAATCAGCCTTTGGATGTTCC is a window from the Brevibacillus choshinensis genome containing:
- a CDS encoding GNAT family N-acetyltransferase — its product is MKGLTFASHYASEMDSRETLYPLFERVFDIPVEVLKDFYARGFWDPTYCPYTFFDGTRAVANASCFTLELQLGGQGVKAAGIQSVMTHPDYRKRGLMRQLCEQMLVDVDQSFQTSWLFTDSPELYTPFGFQVVPQYAFVAEYSHDGDPEAQLRQIDFQQEQDVRLVRECFVDHQPISQTFAPVGYESSFFLHMYSPDFQSYVHYSERLQAIIVFAVKEQTLHLYDIIGKQLPSWTELCTEIPEPFSRVTSHFCPDQFADRVFTPILYDGGGKLMVRGQLSQEQSHLRMPMTAAF
- a CDS encoding DUF2797 domain-containing protein; its protein translation is MELRGILHGLTHEYHGKDKPVDYYLQIGEDRMPLNEWLGSELTITFLGEKNCIACGRKTNKTFNSGYCYPCFTKLPENDLCIVKPHECHFDLGTCRDESFGEKYCMIPHFVYLAVSSDMKVGLTRKHNQLKRWVDQGAIRAIPIAEVPTRRMAGELEFHLSQFLPDKTNWRKMLKGDVKEIDLLAMRDEVYGHFPDEFKPFQYRDDEWVDITYPILESLDKINSKSLDKEEKLGGRLIGVKAQYLIFDNGVFQTRKHAGYQVEITTSSSA
- a CDS encoding polysaccharide deacetylase family protein, which produces MRRGALYVCLIACLLSWDILPAWASSPTPLYEPIHRIDTQKKVVALTFDDGPDAKYTPKILEVLHRNKVLATFFVLGSQVDKHPRVMQWIYKAGHEIGNHGYHHYDMNKLTEHEVYDDIKQGERSILKTTGILAQYYRPPGGVMTHDVMNAVQSSGYDIIHWSVDPRDWSLARTASVIAKSVKSNVSSGDIILFHDGGLNQRQTVAALQELITDLRSQGYRFVTVSQLLDAAK
- a CDS encoding cupin domain-containing protein; protein product: MTKPLTLSSIPTEFVEADDWGKMTTLFLGAAAGSEKLYANIDKVQPGAKSVKYHSHSLQEEFFFILAGTGTLRLNGEEYHVTKGSFVAKPAGKNIAHQFINTGTDVLEILDVGMKVEGDVAYYPDEDVYYIRGKKAFKGTDSLEDWDSEPNR
- a CDS encoding amino acid ABC transporter ATP-binding protein gives rise to the protein MIIQVSDLKKNYGQLQVLKGITTQVAEREVVCVIGPSGSGKSTFLRCLNQLEESTSGRIVINGHDLSDPKVDINKVREDVGMVFQRFNLFPHKTVLENVMLAPVKVRKISQEQARKQGLELLKKVGLQDKADVYPDRLSGGQMQRVAIARALAMNPKVMLFDEPTSALDPELVGEVLAVMKDLAKEGMTMIVVTHEMGFAREVGDRVIFMDQGIIMEEGKPQELFENTQNERLRSFLGRVLVK